One window of the Longimicrobiaceae bacterium genome contains the following:
- a CDS encoding M28 family metallopeptidase, which yields MKRASFSRALVAAALAAAALPASVPAQTPGAAQAAGPVTAAYRERADRLIDRALADSTGWNRLAVLVDRFGPRFSGSPNLEAAIDWILAEMRKDGLDNVRGEPVMVPHWVRGRESAEMVSPRLQSLPMLGLGGSIATPPGGITAEVLVVGSFDELTRRAAEARGKIVVFDVPFTTYGATVRYRTNGAIEAARVGAVASLVRSVTPFSMKTPHTGSMRYDTAVAKIPHAAITVEDAMMLHRMQERGERPRVRLEMNAQTLPDAQSRNVVAEIRGRERPNEVVVLGGHIDSWDVGQGAMDDAGGSVAAWEAVRLMKELGLRPRRTVRVVLWTNEENGLRGANAYRDRHRAQVPNHVLAIESDAGVFKPTGFGFTGPDSAYALVRQVGSLLERIDAGNVTRGGGGADIGPIMALGVPGMGLAVEPTEYFWYHHTDADTLDKLDPREFAESVAAMAVMAFVVADMPERLPFGTPAAAN from the coding sequence ATGAAGCGAGCATCGTTCTCCCGCGCCCTCGTCGCGGCGGCACTGGCCGCGGCCGCCCTGCCCGCGAGCGTCCCCGCGCAGACCCCCGGCGCCGCCCAGGCCGCCGGTCCCGTGACCGCCGCGTACCGGGAGCGCGCCGACCGGCTGATCGACCGCGCCCTGGCGGACAGCACCGGCTGGAACCGCCTCGCCGTGCTGGTGGACCGCTTCGGCCCCCGGTTCAGCGGCTCGCCCAACCTGGAGGCGGCCATCGACTGGATCCTCGCCGAGATGCGGAAGGACGGGCTGGACAACGTCCGCGGCGAGCCCGTGATGGTGCCGCACTGGGTGCGCGGCCGGGAGTCCGCAGAGATGGTCTCGCCCCGCCTGCAGAGCCTCCCCATGCTGGGGCTGGGCGGGAGCATCGCCACGCCGCCCGGGGGGATCACCGCCGAGGTTCTGGTGGTGGGGAGCTTCGACGAGCTGACCCGCCGCGCCGCCGAGGCACGCGGGAAGATCGTCGTCTTCGACGTCCCCTTCACCACCTACGGCGCGACGGTGCGCTACCGGACCAACGGCGCCATCGAGGCGGCCCGCGTGGGCGCAGTCGCGAGCCTGGTCCGCTCGGTCACGCCCTTCTCCATGAAGACGCCGCACACCGGCAGCATGCGCTACGACACCGCGGTCGCGAAGATCCCGCACGCCGCGATCACGGTGGAGGACGCCATGATGCTCCACCGCATGCAGGAGCGCGGCGAGCGCCCCCGGGTGCGGCTGGAGATGAACGCGCAGACGCTCCCGGACGCGCAGTCGCGCAACGTGGTCGCCGAGATCCGCGGGCGCGAGCGCCCCAACGAGGTGGTGGTGCTCGGCGGGCACATCGACTCGTGGGACGTGGGCCAGGGCGCCATGGACGATGCCGGCGGGAGCGTGGCCGCGTGGGAGGCGGTGCGGCTGATGAAGGAGCTGGGGCTCCGCCCGCGCCGCACGGTCCGCGTGGTGCTCTGGACCAACGAGGAGAACGGCCTGCGGGGCGCCAATGCCTACCGCGACCGGCACCGCGCCCAGGTCCCGAACCACGTCCTCGCCATCGAGTCGGACGCGGGAGTGTTCAAGCCCACCGGCTTCGGCTTCACCGGCCCGGACTCGGCGTACGCCCTGGTGCGCCAGGTAGGGAGCCTGCTGGAGCGGATCGACGCCGGCAACGTCACCCGGGGCGGCGGCGGCGCGGACATCGGCCCCATCATGGCGCTGGGGGTCCCGGGGATGGGGCTCGCCGTGGAGCCCACCGAGTACTTCTGGTACCACCACACCGACGCGGACACCCTGGACAAGCTGGACCCGCGCGAATTCGCCGAGTCGGTGGCGGCGATGGCGGTGATGGCCTTCGTCGTCGCCGACATGCCGGAGCGGCTGCCGTTCGGCACACCGGCCGCGGCGAACTGA